In a genomic window of Bradyrhizobium ontarionense:
- a CDS encoding glycosyltransferase: MRVAIVHDWLYVVGGAEKVLQEILRCYPGADVFTLFDLLRPEDRARLGFETSQTSFLQKMPLLRKYHRSYLPLMPLAIEQFDLSNYDLVISSSCAVAKGVLTGPEQLHIAYVHSPMRYAWDLQHQYLKESGYATGVKGLVARTLLHKMRIWDARTAHGPDAIFTNSQFVARRIKKIYGRDAKVIYPPVTIAQRDAILPVGNHFLAASRLVPYKRIEPIVCAFNTMPDLELVVAGDGPEAARLKAIAGPNIKFAGFVPDKQLRDLMTTARAFVFAAEEDFGIIPVEAQSEGAPVLALGRGGARESILTTGPRPTGMFFDRPAPEAIAACVRSFVAREKSISRLDCRQRAGFFSAERFRSQFAAAVNEELEHFRAGHQGRATRLIA, from the coding sequence ATGCGCGTCGCGATCGTCCACGATTGGCTCTACGTTGTCGGCGGCGCCGAGAAGGTCCTGCAGGAGATCCTGCGCTGCTATCCCGGCGCCGATGTCTTCACGCTGTTCGACCTGCTGCGCCCCGAGGACCGCGCCAGGCTCGGATTCGAGACGTCGCAGACGAGCTTCCTGCAGAAGATGCCGTTGTTGCGGAAGTATCACCGCTCCTATCTGCCGCTGATGCCGCTCGCGATCGAGCAGTTCGACCTGTCGAACTATGATCTCGTCATTTCGAGCAGTTGCGCCGTGGCCAAGGGCGTGCTGACCGGGCCGGAGCAGCTGCACATCGCCTATGTGCATTCGCCGATGCGCTATGCCTGGGACCTGCAGCACCAGTATCTCAAGGAGAGCGGCTACGCGACCGGCGTCAAGGGCCTCGTCGCCCGCACGCTGCTGCATAAGATGCGGATCTGGGACGCGCGCACCGCCCACGGCCCCGACGCCATCTTCACCAATTCGCAGTTCGTGGCGCGCCGCATCAAGAAGATCTACGGCCGCGACGCCAAGGTGATCTATCCGCCGGTGACGATCGCGCAGCGCGATGCGATTCTGCCGGTCGGCAACCACTTTCTGGCCGCCAGCCGGCTGGTGCCCTACAAGCGCATCGAGCCGATCGTCTGCGCCTTCAACACGATGCCGGATCTGGAGCTGGTCGTGGCCGGCGACGGTCCGGAGGCCGCGCGGCTCAAGGCGATCGCGGGGCCGAACATCAAGTTCGCCGGCTTCGTCCCCGACAAGCAATTGCGCGACCTCATGACCACCGCGCGCGCCTTCGTGTTCGCAGCGGAGGAGGATTTCGGCATCATCCCGGTGGAAGCGCAGTCCGAAGGCGCCCCCGTTCTGGCGTTGGGCCGCGGCGGCGCGCGCGAGTCGATCCTCACGACGGGCCCGCGCCCGACCGGCATGTTCTTCGACAGGCCCGCGCCGGAGGCGATCGCGGCCTGCGTGCGGTCGTTCGTGGCCAGGGAGAAATCGATCTCGCGTCTCGACTGCCGGCAGCGTGCCGGCTTCTTCTCGGCCGAGCGCTTCCGCAGCCAGTTCGCAGCGGCGGT
- a CDS encoding DUF2848 domain-containing protein: MSGTTIEVLVHADGATTRQQITPKRLVIAGWTGRDPVARDKHIAELEELGIPRPATTPIYYEVAASRLTTADSIEVSGADSSGEVEFVLVKSGGKLFVGVGSDHTDRKVETYNITVSKQMCDKPVAPELWLVDDVAAHWDRLMLRAFATINGERVLYQEGTLSGMLAPFDLIARRYGDAGLPEGTAMFGGTFAAKGGIRPADRFEFELVDPVLNRVIRHGYGIAQLAVAG, from the coding sequence ATGAGCGGCACGACGATCGAGGTCCTGGTTCACGCTGATGGTGCGACGACGCGGCAGCAGATCACGCCGAAGCGCCTCGTCATCGCCGGCTGGACCGGCCGCGATCCGGTCGCCCGCGACAAGCACATCGCCGAGCTGGAAGAGCTCGGCATTCCCCGGCCGGCGACGACGCCGATCTATTACGAGGTCGCGGCCAGCCGGCTGACGACCGCCGACAGCATCGAGGTCAGCGGGGCTGACTCCTCCGGCGAGGTCGAGTTCGTGCTGGTGAAGTCGGGCGGGAAGCTGTTCGTCGGCGTCGGCTCCGACCATACCGACCGCAAGGTCGAGACCTACAACATCACCGTCTCCAAGCAGATGTGCGACAAGCCGGTCGCGCCGGAGCTGTGGCTGGTCGACGACGTCGCCGCGCATTGGGACCGGCTCATGCTGCGCGCATTCGCGACCATCAATGGCGAGCGCGTGCTGTATCAGGAGGGGACGCTGAGCGGCATGCTGGCCCCCTTCGACCTGATCGCGCGCCGCTACGGCGATGCTGGTCTCCCCGAGGGCACCGCGATGTTCGGCGGCACTTTCGCCGCCAAGGGCGGCATCCGCCCGGCCGACCGCTTCGAATTCGAGCTGGTCGATCCCGTGCTGAACCGCGTGATCCGCCACGGCTACGGGATCGCGCAGCTCGCCGTCGCCGGCTGA